In a genomic window of Macadamia integrifolia cultivar HAES 741 unplaced genomic scaffold, SCU_Mint_v3 scaffold1051, whole genome shotgun sequence:
- the LOC122062491 gene encoding uncharacterized protein LOC122062491 — MGCYKINIDECSLDNPGLIGAGGIVQNYLGVAIFCFASFLEVISNFSAEFAAFFKAIRVAKLFDLKWIGLEYGSEAVVWCVMEKKIPWIFEQMWLFYTDFLNRINRRIHHCLREVNMVADGLVKHAATTRASKEWSAPPRFSIIDIEWDVAEKPRFRSS, encoded by the coding sequence ATGGGTTGTTATAAAATCAACATAGATGAATGTTCATTAGATAATCCAGGTCTTATAGGAGCTGGCGGGATTGTGCAGAATTATCTGGGTGTTGCTATTTTTTGCTTTGCCTCGTTCCTAGAGGTAATATCAAATTTTAGTGCAGAATTTGCAGCATTCTTCAAAGCAATCCGTGTTGCTAAGCTTTTTGATCTAAAGTGGATTGGTTTGGAATATGGTTCGGAAGCTGTGGTTTGGTGTGTTATGGAGAAAAAGATCCCATGGATTTTCGAACAGATGTGGCTCTTCTACACCGATTTCCTGAATAGGATCAATCGGCGTATTCATCATTGCCTTCGGGAAGTTAACATGGTTGCAGATGGTCTAGTAAAGCATGCTGCAACAACAAGAGCATCTAAGGAGTGGAGTGCTCCTCCAAGATTCAGCATCATTGACATAGAATGGGATGTTGCTGAGAAGCCAAGGTTCAGATCTTCTTGA
- the LOC122062497 gene encoding mini zinc finger protein 2-like codes for MPVSGFGFGFGSEEKLFEEGSEELGFGSMKKRDVVAKRDEQSYNSYTTSSSTVRSVRYGECQKNHAASIGGYAVDGCREFMASGEEGTAAALKCAACGCHQNFHRREVVTEVVCECSSPPSGEK; via the coding sequence ATGCCGGTttctgggtttgggtttgggtttgggtctGAAGAGAAGTTATTTGAAGAAGGAAGTGAGGAATTAGGGTTTGGGAGTATGAAGAAGAGGGACGTAGTGGCCAAAAGAGATGAACAATCTTACAATAGCTATACTACGTCTTCTTCCACTGTTAGGAGTGTGAGATACGGAGAGTGCCAGAAGAATCATGCTGCTAGCATAGGAGGATACGCCGTCGACGGGTGCAGAGAATTCATGGCTAGTGGAGAGGAAGGAACGGCTGCTGCACTCAAATGTGCTGCATGTGGTTGCCACCAGAATTTCCACCGGAGGGAAGTCGTTACCGAGGTAGTATGTGAGTGTTCTTCACCTCCTTCCGGTGAGAagtaa